From Streptomyces sp. NBC_00775, one genomic window encodes:
- a CDS encoding ABC transporter ATP-binding protein produces the protein MREARAAFRRFWPLTRGDRTWLVAIVACVVVSALAETASILLFANLTDNALKAGSLAAFWVPAAAWLGVAVLGALVGYLGNSLATWTAERFVLRLRASVFRHVQGLPPHFFQKHRQGDLVERLTGDVEAIEQMVVSGVVGTVSAAFSAVFYAAAALWLRWDLALVTFVLAPLFLLAARRFSGRIKEASQDERVADGAITSVVEESLGNIVLTQAYNRRRDEEKRLDREARAWMRASVRGARLSEMYEQFVEVVETVCVLAVIGLGVWEISAGRMTLGQLLAFAAFLGYLYPPIRNLGQLGLTLTAATAGAERIQEILDAEPAVSDPVAPVPAWPVRGWVSLHSTSFRYPGAEHDSLREVTFTAGPGELVIVTGPSGAGKSTLSKLLTRFYDPTAGVICLDGVPLSDVPLEFLRENVALLPQETLILHGTIRENIECGRPGASLADIEQAARDAVAHEFISALPEGYDTEIAPGTAILSGGQLQRIAIARAMLRGAPVLVLDEPTAGLDSVAARRVVQPLRRLMAGRTTIMITHDLSLAPDADRILVVDGGRLVEAGTHDELMAWDGLYARLASPGKGITVSV, from the coding sequence ATGAGGGAAGCCCGCGCGGCCTTCCGCCGTTTCTGGCCGCTGACCCGCGGCGACCGCACATGGCTGGTGGCGATCGTGGCGTGCGTGGTGGTGTCCGCGCTCGCCGAGACCGCCTCGATCCTGCTGTTCGCGAACCTCACCGACAACGCCCTGAAGGCCGGCTCGCTCGCCGCCTTCTGGGTCCCGGCCGCGGCCTGGCTCGGCGTCGCCGTGCTCGGCGCGCTCGTCGGATACCTCGGCAACTCGCTCGCCACCTGGACCGCTGAGAGATTCGTGCTGCGGCTGCGGGCGAGCGTCTTCCGGCATGTCCAGGGTCTTCCTCCGCACTTCTTCCAGAAACACCGCCAGGGCGACCTCGTCGAGCGGCTGACCGGAGACGTCGAGGCCATCGAGCAGATGGTCGTCTCGGGGGTCGTGGGGACCGTGTCCGCGGCCTTCTCCGCCGTCTTCTATGCCGCCGCCGCGCTCTGGCTGCGCTGGGACCTGGCGCTGGTCACCTTTGTCCTCGCGCCCCTCTTCCTTCTCGCCGCCCGCCGCTTCTCCGGCCGTATCAAGGAGGCCTCGCAGGACGAGCGGGTCGCCGACGGCGCGATCACCTCGGTCGTCGAGGAGTCCCTGGGCAATATCGTCCTCACCCAGGCCTACAACCGCCGCCGCGACGAGGAGAAGCGGCTCGACCGCGAGGCCCGCGCGTGGATGCGGGCGAGTGTGCGCGGGGCGCGGCTGAGCGAGATGTACGAGCAGTTCGTCGAGGTCGTCGAGACCGTGTGCGTGCTCGCGGTGATCGGCCTCGGCGTCTGGGAGATCTCCGCCGGCCGGATGACCCTGGGCCAACTCCTGGCCTTCGCCGCCTTCCTCGGCTACCTCTACCCGCCGATCCGCAACCTCGGCCAGCTCGGCCTCACCCTCACCGCCGCCACCGCAGGCGCCGAGCGCATCCAGGAGATCCTGGACGCCGAGCCCGCCGTCAGCGACCCCGTCGCCCCGGTCCCCGCATGGCCCGTACGCGGCTGGGTCAGCCTCCACAGCACCTCGTTCCGCTACCCGGGCGCCGAGCACGACTCCCTGCGCGAGGTGACCTTCACGGCCGGACCCGGCGAACTCGTCATCGTCACCGGCCCGAGTGGCGCCGGAAAGTCGACGCTCTCCAAGCTCCTCACTCGTTTCTACGACCCGACCGCGGGCGTGATCTGCCTCGACGGTGTCCCGCTGAGCGACGTACCCCTGGAGTTCCTGCGCGAGAACGTCGCGCTGCTGCCCCAGGAGACCCTCATCCTGCACGGCACGATCCGCGAGAACATCGAGTGCGGACGGCCGGGCGCGTCCCTGGCCGACATCGAGCAGGCCGCGCGGGACGCCGTCGCGCACGAGTTCATCAGCGCACTGCCCGAGGGCTACGACACCGAGATCGCGCCCGGCACCGCCATCCTGTCCGGCGGCCAGCTCCAGCGGATCGCCATCGCCCGCGCCATGCTGCGCGGCGCCCCCGTCCTCGTCCTCGACGAGCCCACGGCCGGGCTGGACTCGGTCGCCGCGCGCCGGGTGGTGCAGCCGCTGCGCCGGCTGATGGCGGGCCGTACGACCATCATGATCACGCACGATCTGTCGCTGGCGCCCGACGCGGACCGGATCCTGGTCGTGGACGGCGGCCGGCTCGTGGAGGCGGGCACGCACGACGAGTTGATGGCGTGGGACGGGCTGTACGCACGGCTCGCTTCCCCGGGTAAAGGAATCACCGTTTCTGTGTGA
- a CDS encoding DUF397 domain-containing protein, with translation MNRTPDLSTAAWRKSSYSDGGDSNCIEVADGYADLVPVRDSKTPGSRPLVFSAASWSAFVSNVRETA, from the coding sequence ATGAACCGAACCCCCGACCTGAGTACCGCTGCCTGGCGCAAGTCGTCCTACAGCGACGGGGGTGACTCGAACTGCATCGAGGTCGCCGACGGCTACGCCGACCTTGTTCCGGTCCGCGACAGCAAGACCCCTGGCTCCCGCCCGCTGGTCTTCTCGGCGGCGTCATGGTCCGCGTTCGTGAGCAACGTACGGGAGACGGCGTGA
- a CDS encoding ABC transporter permease, whose protein sequence is MNVFSLALANVRALRRRLVGLVALVSVAAAVCLGALGIADRAQGVTDSGVKESSANRSITVDRPSDRPDTAQLTDRTAARLAKLPHVESVQHRAQVSFGVMTKAGDTVLLYATTYRPALPPPITKSVRAKLFPLQPGEIVAPAASQGVDLSKLVGKEIETETTRFVRQGEGTGVSGHARLVGVYDPTWQLDNPDAAYAADSTVVQWAAQRSGEPERSYLSTIGYDQLTVVAKTAADVPAVTKAVQKLGYPAVTLQQQLSALPAVLEMIKTVGQVLLGVLGVLAFVGAVTVTGALSRQRAQEIGILKAVGFRTRSVLTMLVTEMTLVGAVAAVIGTVLGALLAGGAAAAMRGSTELAPYVKGWVPLPSAGTLLLLLGLTVLVVAMGSLAPARRAARMSPTDAMKDW, encoded by the coding sequence ATGAACGTCTTCAGTCTGGCGCTGGCCAACGTCCGCGCCCTGCGCCGCCGCCTGGTCGGCCTCGTGGCGCTGGTCTCGGTCGCGGCCGCCGTCTGTCTCGGCGCGCTGGGCATCGCCGACCGGGCGCAGGGGGTTACCGACTCGGGCGTCAAGGAGAGCAGCGCCAACCGCAGCATCACCGTCGACCGCCCTTCCGACCGCCCGGACACCGCGCAGCTGACGGACCGTACGGCCGCCCGGCTCGCGAAACTGCCGCACGTCGAGTCGGTACAGCACCGGGCGCAGGTGTCGTTCGGGGTCATGACCAAGGCGGGGGACACCGTACTGCTGTACGCGACGACCTACCGCCCCGCGCTGCCCCCGCCGATCACCAAGTCCGTACGCGCGAAGCTTTTTCCGCTTCAGCCGGGTGAGATCGTCGCCCCGGCCGCCTCCCAAGGTGTGGACCTGAGCAAGCTGGTGGGCAAGGAGATCGAGACGGAGACCACCCGCTTCGTACGGCAGGGCGAGGGCACCGGAGTTTCCGGCCACGCGCGCCTTGTCGGGGTGTACGACCCGACCTGGCAGCTGGACAACCCGGATGCCGCGTACGCCGCCGACTCCACCGTCGTCCAGTGGGCGGCGCAGCGATCCGGCGAGCCGGAGAGGAGCTATCTCTCCACGATCGGCTACGACCAGCTGACCGTGGTCGCGAAGACAGCGGCGGATGTGCCGGCCGTGACGAAGGCGGTGCAGAAGCTGGGCTATCCGGCGGTCACGCTCCAGCAGCAGCTCAGCGCGCTGCCCGCGGTCCTGGAGATGATCAAGACGGTCGGCCAGGTGCTGCTCGGTGTGCTCGGAGTGCTGGCGTTCGTCGGTGCGGTCACCGTGACCGGCGCGCTGTCGCGGCAGCGGGCGCAGGAGATCGGCATCCTCAAGGCGGTCGGATTCCGCACCAGGTCGGTGCTGACGATGCTGGTGACGGAAATGACGCTGGTCGGTGCCGTGGCCGCGGTGATCGGCACCGTGCTCGGCGCACTGCTCGCCGGCGGTGCCGCGGCCGCGATGCGCGGCAGCACGGAGCTCGCGCCGTACGTCAAGGGCTGGGTGCCGCTGCCGTCGGCGGGCACCCTGCTGCTGCTCCTCGGTCTGACGGTGCTGGTGGTGGCGATGGGTTCGCTGGCCCCGGCGCGCAGGGCCGCGAGGATGTCCCCCACAGATGCCATGAAGGACTGGTGA
- a CDS encoding pectinesterase family protein codes for MSETRSKARARHRRRRTALVVGVPLALSAAGAMAYGGVFGMFGADAQPKASAATTTPAWATATADGFASVNALGQNGTYGGRDGKTVTVKTLADLEKYATATEPYVIVVAATINMDPVGNEIKVQSNKTIIGSGTAGHIVGGGFFLGQGVHNVIIRNLTIRDAYQGVWNDKEHDYDGIQMDGAHHVWIDHNDIRHMADGLIDSRKDTTYLTVSYNKLSNENKAFGIGWTDNTTADITIHHNWIRETQQRNPSTDNVAHAHLYNNYLEDEPGTDITSAYGNYARGNTNMVLQNSYFSGMNNPVVRDSTATLKQSGNVFSGTSGKNESGGTGASWDPKSYYSYTLDKAADVPALLKSSSGPRSSLGTTTATTTAATGTTLTVAADGTGQYKTVQAAVDAVPANNTARVTISVKPGTYRETVKVPSNKPHVTIQGTGGSRKDTVIVYNNAAGTKKADGTTYGTTGSATVAVEADDFRARNLTVSNDFDEKAHQDISAQAVALRTAADKVFLDSVIITGDQDTLELDSASSSALGRVYVRNSYVVGNVDFIFGRATAVVDHSVITLKKRWDGSSAGYVTAPSTAANRKGFLINNTTFNGDVTAASFSLGRNWHASGDATLKPQTTVRNSSLSAAIKSTPWSDMGGFSWKADRFAEYKNTGAGSGAASSDRPQLTDTQAADQTVAAWLGDWTPTAS; via the coding sequence GTGAGTGAGACCCGCAGCAAGGCCCGCGCTCGTCACCGCCGGCGGAGAACCGCGTTGGTCGTCGGCGTTCCCCTGGCCCTGTCCGCCGCCGGAGCCATGGCCTACGGCGGGGTGTTCGGCATGTTCGGTGCGGACGCGCAGCCGAAGGCGTCGGCCGCGACCACCACGCCGGCCTGGGCCACGGCCACCGCCGACGGCTTCGCCTCCGTCAACGCCCTTGGCCAGAACGGGACTTACGGCGGCCGGGACGGCAAGACCGTCACCGTGAAGACGCTCGCCGATCTGGAGAAGTACGCGACCGCGACCGAGCCGTACGTCATCGTCGTGGCCGCGACCATCAACATGGACCCGGTCGGCAACGAGATCAAGGTCCAGTCGAACAAGACCATCATCGGCTCCGGCACCGCCGGGCACATCGTCGGCGGCGGCTTCTTCCTCGGCCAGGGCGTGCACAACGTGATCATCCGCAACCTGACGATCCGGGACGCCTACCAGGGCGTATGGAACGACAAGGAGCACGACTACGACGGCATCCAGATGGATGGCGCGCACCACGTGTGGATCGACCACAACGACATCCGGCACATGGCCGACGGGCTCATCGACAGCCGCAAGGACACCACGTACCTGACGGTGTCGTACAACAAGCTGAGCAACGAGAACAAGGCGTTCGGCATCGGCTGGACCGACAACACCACCGCCGACATCACGATCCACCACAACTGGATCCGCGAGACCCAGCAGCGCAACCCCTCCACGGATAACGTCGCCCACGCGCACCTCTACAACAACTACCTGGAGGACGAGCCGGGCACGGACATCACGTCCGCGTACGGCAACTACGCGCGCGGCAACACCAACATGGTGCTGCAGAACAGCTACTTCTCGGGGATGAACAACCCCGTCGTCCGGGACAGCACCGCCACCCTCAAGCAGAGCGGCAACGTCTTCTCCGGTACCAGCGGCAAGAACGAGAGCGGGGGCACGGGCGCGTCCTGGGACCCGAAGAGCTACTACAGCTACACGCTCGACAAGGCGGCCGACGTCCCCGCGCTCCTCAAGTCAAGCTCGGGGCCGAGGAGTTCGCTCGGTACGACGACGGCCACGACAACCGCGGCCACGGGCACCACCCTCACCGTGGCCGCCGACGGCACCGGGCAGTACAAGACCGTGCAGGCCGCCGTGGACGCCGTACCCGCGAACAACACGGCGCGCGTGACGATCTCCGTGAAGCCGGGCACGTACCGCGAGACCGTCAAGGTCCCCTCCAACAAGCCGCACGTCACCATCCAGGGCACGGGCGGCAGCCGTAAGGACACGGTGATCGTCTACAACAACGCGGCCGGGACGAAGAAGGCCGACGGCACGACGTACGGCACGACCGGCAGCGCCACCGTGGCCGTCGAGGCGGATGACTTCCGGGCCCGCAACCTGACCGTCTCCAACGACTTCGACGAGAAGGCGCACCAGGACATCAGCGCGCAGGCCGTCGCCCTGCGCACCGCCGCCGACAAGGTCTTCCTCGACTCGGTGATCATCACCGGTGACCAGGACACCCTGGAGCTGGACAGCGCGAGCAGCAGCGCGCTGGGCCGGGTCTACGTCCGCAACTCGTACGTCGTGGGCAACGTCGACTTCATCTTCGGCCGGGCCACCGCCGTCGTCGACCACTCGGTGATCACCCTGAAGAAGCGCTGGGACGGCAGCTCCGCCGGGTACGTCACCGCGCCCAGCACCGCGGCGAACCGCAAGGGCTTCCTGATCAACAACACCACCTTCAACGGTGATGTGACGGCCGCCAGCTTCTCCCTCGGCCGCAACTGGCACGCGAGCGGCGACGCGACCCTCAAGCCGCAGACCACCGTCCGCAACTCCAGCCTCAGCGCCGCGATCAAGTCGACGCCCTGGTCCGACATGGGCGGCTTCTCCTGGAAGGCCGACCGTTTCGCCGAGTACAAGAACACCGGCGCCGGTTCGGGCGCCGCGAGCAGCGACCGTCCGCAGCTGACGGACACCCAGGCCGCCGACCAGACCGTCGCCGCCTGGCTGGGCGACTGGACGCCGACCGCTTCCTGA
- a CDS encoding PH domain-containing protein, whose translation MDEYGAGSGDAARGESGDEAWDEAGHGIEREYRRRWLPGRLLALWAFLLLNCVFQLTRSTTGPAADWGRPVLAVTAALAFGRLALFMTRGRTLVTGDGIRVRGAVTERRRAWQDIYDIRVEPIPRKSSFAPQWITFLYDTEGRRLLLPHVNDWQLADPHAEMTDLRYAATRQRGTTWERRPAVEALIRRRAGHRTAWQRAFNGGLIVWLCMFVLWVVLLVTEDEQPALLLLAWIPLAAFALLAALLNWRWESQVPRSLREP comes from the coding sequence ATGGACGAGTACGGGGCCGGGTCCGGGGACGCGGCAAGGGGCGAATCCGGGGACGAGGCCTGGGACGAGGCCGGGCACGGGATCGAGCGCGAGTACCGGAGGCGATGGCTGCCCGGGCGGCTGCTCGCCCTGTGGGCCTTCCTGTTGCTGAACTGCGTCTTTCAGCTGACGCGTTCGACCACCGGCCCGGCGGCGGACTGGGGACGGCCGGTCCTCGCGGTCACCGCGGCCTTGGCCTTCGGCAGGCTGGCGCTGTTCATGACGCGGGGCCGCACGCTGGTCACGGGCGACGGTATCCGGGTCCGCGGGGCCGTGACCGAGCGGCGGCGGGCCTGGCAGGACATCTACGACATCCGCGTCGAGCCCATACCGCGGAAGTCCTCGTTCGCGCCCCAGTGGATCACCTTCCTGTACGACACCGAGGGCCGCAGGCTCCTCCTCCCGCACGTCAACGACTGGCAACTGGCCGACCCCCACGCCGAGATGACCGACCTGCGCTACGCCGCCACCCGGCAGCGCGGCACGACCTGGGAGCGGCGTCCGGCGGTGGAGGCGCTGATCCGGCGGCGGGCCGGGCACCGCACCGCCTGGCAGCGGGCCTTCAACGGCGGCCTGATCGTCTGGCTGTGCATGTTCGTGCTCTGGGTGGTGCTCCTGGTCACCGAGGACGAGCAGCCGGCGCTCCTGCTGCTCGCGTGGATCCCGCTGGCCGCCTTCGCCCTCCTCGCCGCCCTCCTGAACTGGCGCTGGGAGTCCCAGGTCCCCCGGTCCCTGCGGGAGCCGTAG
- a CDS encoding helix-turn-helix domain-containing protein has translation MGEQLLGDGESGRAALGRTLRLLREKAGKSLGQLAEETAYDKSYLYRLETGERLSKRAVMEDLDGYHGSGDLLVRLWRDARKEVIKDKYKAFMELEATARVMWKFQLRVPGLLQTEDYARAVLSGLSRAQTTAGNGEEVEEQVAARMGRQELLYRQPTPSVRVILDEGALRRTVPDVKVWADQLTHLVDAAELSSVALQVLPYAAGVHDLMNSDLTLIWQRVGDPVAYVEGNGFGELIDDPDKVLSFRLSYDLVRDAALTPEESTAFIKRLLEECRS, from the coding sequence ATGGGCGAACAGCTGCTCGGAGATGGGGAGTCGGGGCGTGCGGCCCTGGGGCGGACGTTGCGGTTGCTGCGGGAGAAGGCCGGTAAGTCGCTGGGGCAGCTGGCCGAGGAGACGGCGTACGACAAGAGCTATCTGTACCGCCTGGAGACGGGGGAGCGGCTCTCCAAGCGGGCGGTCATGGAGGACTTGGACGGGTATCACGGTTCCGGTGACCTGCTGGTTCGCTTGTGGCGGGACGCGCGCAAGGAGGTCATCAAGGACAAGTACAAGGCGTTCATGGAGCTGGAGGCGACGGCGCGGGTCATGTGGAAGTTCCAGCTGCGGGTGCCGGGTCTGTTGCAGACCGAGGACTACGCCCGTGCGGTGTTGTCAGGGTTGTCCAGAGCCCAGACAACGGCTGGCAACGGTGAGGAAGTTGAGGAGCAGGTGGCCGCGCGCATGGGACGGCAGGAGCTGCTGTACCGGCAACCGACGCCGAGCGTCCGCGTGATTTTGGACGAGGGGGCGCTTCGGCGAACCGTTCCCGACGTGAAGGTGTGGGCGGACCAGCTGACGCACCTGGTGGACGCGGCAGAACTGTCGTCGGTCGCACTTCAGGTGTTGCCCTACGCGGCCGGGGTGCACGACCTCATGAACAGCGACCTCACGCTGATCTGGCAACGAGTCGGCGACCCCGTTGCCTACGTGGAAGGCAACGGGTTCGGCGAACTGATCGACGATCCGGACAAGGTTCTGTCCTTCCGCTTGTCCTACGATCTCGTCAGGGACGCGGCTCTGACTCCGGAGGAGTCGACGGCGTTCATCAAGCGCCTTCTGGAGGAGTGCAGATCATGA
- a CDS encoding ABC transporter ATP-binding protein: MNALLRAEGVGKSYTLRGRRVDVLRGVDLTVRGGEVTALVGHSGSGKTTLLHILGLLTPPDSGRVFVADIDGADPVDTAGLPDGALADLRRSRLGFVFQSYNLLPQHSALRNVVLPFTGRRAEGEARARTLLARVGLAERADHLPSELSGGEQQRVALARALINDPPAVLADEPTGNLDTESEDVLLGLFRELADEGRAVLLVTHNPSVSEFADVVHRLEKGTFTQVAAEKPATAEKPVAERARANTQTERAE; the protein is encoded by the coding sequence GTGAACGCGCTGCTGCGTGCGGAGGGTGTGGGCAAGTCCTACACCCTGCGCGGAAGGAGGGTCGACGTCCTGCGCGGCGTCGACCTCACCGTGAGGGGAGGCGAGGTCACGGCCCTGGTCGGCCACTCGGGCTCCGGGAAGACCACGCTCCTGCACATCCTCGGGCTGCTGACGCCGCCGGACAGCGGCCGGGTGTTCGTCGCGGACATCGACGGCGCGGATCCCGTCGACACGGCGGGCCTCCCGGACGGCGCGCTGGCGGATCTGCGCCGCAGCCGTCTCGGGTTCGTGTTCCAGTCGTACAACCTGCTGCCGCAGCACTCGGCGCTGCGCAATGTCGTCCTGCCGTTCACCGGCCGCCGCGCCGAGGGTGAGGCACGTGCCCGGACGCTGCTGGCGCGGGTCGGGCTCGCGGAGCGCGCCGACCATCTGCCCAGCGAACTGTCGGGCGGTGAGCAGCAGCGGGTGGCGCTGGCGCGGGCGCTGATCAACGACCCGCCCGCGGTACTCGCCGACGAGCCGACCGGAAACCTCGACACGGAGAGTGAGGACGTACTCCTCGGGCTGTTCCGCGAACTCGCGGACGAGGGCCGGGCCGTACTCCTGGTGACGCACAACCCCTCGGTGTCGGAGTTCGCGGACGTGGTGCACCGCCTGGAGAAGGGCACCTTCACACAGGTCGCGGCGGAGAAGCCCGCGACGGCGGAGAAGCCCGTGGCCGAGCGGGCCAGGGCCAACACGCAGACGGAGAGAGCCGAATGA
- a CDS encoding DUF397 domain-containing protein gives MTPDLTTAAWRKSSYSDGGGTNCVEVADGHPGLVPVRDSKTPSARPLVFSAVSWAGFVEGVKGEAGSHTFG, from the coding sequence GTGACCCCCGACCTGACCACCGCTGCCTGGCGCAAGTCGTCCTACAGCGACGGGGGCGGCACGAACTGCGTCGAGGTCGCCGACGGCCACCCCGGCCTCGTCCCGGTTCGCGACAGCAAGACCCCGTCGGCCCGCCCGCTGGTCTTCTCGGCCGTGTCTTGGGCCGGGTTCGTGGAGGGCGTCAAGGGAGAGGCGGGCTCGCACACCTTCGGGTGA
- a CDS encoding bifunctional metallophosphatase/5'-nucleotidase: protein MPQTSRHRHTHRLLAAAAGLATVGALAAAMPASAGQDKATPLHHQGSGRYQDVQLLSFNDLHGNLEPPTGSSGRVTELQADGTTKTVDAGGVEYLATHLREARKDNKYSITAAAGDMVGASPLISGLFHDEPTIDALNKLDLDVTSVGNHEFDEGAKELARLQNGGCHPKDGCYDDSEKFTGANFPYLAANVTDEKTGKPILKPYWVWKKNGVKVGFIGVTLEGTPNIVSADGVKGLKFGDEVETINKYAKVLQRQGVKSIVALIHEGGAPASAAYNYDCDSPGAGDGISGPIVDIAKNVTPAVDALVTGHTHQAYACTINDPAGNPRMVTSAASFGRLYTDTTLTYDRWTGDIARTAVKSANHVVTRDVAKAADMTALISKWKTLSAPIASRPIGYIAGEIGNTGTESPLGDMIADAQLAYAKSLDPEADLAVMNPGGIRAGLTYAASGSEGDGVVTYGEAYTVQPFANTVNLVDLTGAQVITALQQQVSGSNEAAPKILQISSGLTYTLDLTQSGAARVVAGSVKLNGTAIDPTASYRVAMNSFLAGGGDGFAELGKGTNMLIGGDDLAAFEAYLTANSSATTPYPVPAANRITVVR, encoded by the coding sequence ATGCCGCAGACGTCACGGCACAGACACACCCATCGCCTTCTCGCGGCCGCCGCCGGTCTGGCCACCGTCGGTGCGCTGGCCGCGGCGATGCCCGCGAGCGCGGGTCAGGACAAGGCGACGCCCCTGCACCACCAGGGCAGCGGCCGCTACCAGGACGTGCAACTGCTGTCCTTCAACGACCTGCACGGCAACCTGGAGCCGCCGACCGGCTCCTCGGGCCGGGTCACGGAGCTCCAGGCGGACGGCACGACGAAGACGGTCGACGCGGGCGGCGTCGAATACCTCGCCACGCATCTGCGCGAGGCCCGCAAGGACAACAAGTACTCGATCACGGCCGCCGCCGGTGACATGGTCGGCGCCTCCCCGCTGATCTCCGGGCTCTTCCACGACGAGCCGACGATCGACGCGCTCAACAAGCTCGACCTGGATGTCACCTCCGTCGGCAACCATGAGTTCGACGAGGGCGCCAAGGAGCTGGCCCGGCTGCAGAACGGCGGCTGTCACCCGAAGGACGGCTGTTACGACGACAGCGAGAAGTTCACCGGCGCCAACTTCCCCTACCTCGCGGCGAACGTCACCGACGAGAAGACCGGCAAGCCGATCCTCAAGCCCTACTGGGTGTGGAAGAAGAACGGCGTCAAGGTCGGCTTCATCGGCGTCACCCTGGAGGGCACGCCGAACATCGTGTCCGCCGACGGCGTCAAGGGACTGAAGTTCGGCGACGAGGTCGAGACGATCAACAAGTACGCCAAGGTGCTCCAGCGCCAGGGCGTGAAGTCGATCGTCGCGCTGATCCACGAGGGCGGCGCGCCCGCGTCGGCGGCGTACAACTACGACTGCGACAGCCCCGGCGCCGGTGACGGCATCTCCGGCCCGATCGTCGACATCGCGAAGAACGTCACCCCGGCCGTGGACGCGCTGGTGACGGGCCACACCCACCAGGCGTACGCGTGCACGATCAACGACCCGGCGGGCAACCCCCGCATGGTCACCTCGGCGGCGTCCTTCGGCCGGCTCTACACCGACACGACCCTCACGTACGACCGCTGGACCGGCGACATCGCCCGTACGGCGGTGAAGTCCGCGAACCACGTGGTCACCCGTGACGTGGCGAAGGCCGCCGACATGACGGCCCTGATCAGCAAGTGGAAGACGCTCTCCGCCCCGATCGCCTCGCGCCCCATCGGCTACATCGCGGGCGAGATCGGCAACACGGGCACCGAGTCCCCGCTCGGCGACATGATCGCCGACGCGCAGCTCGCGTACGCCAAGTCCCTCGACCCGGAGGCCGACCTCGCGGTGATGAACCCGGGCGGCATCCGCGCCGGGCTCACCTACGCGGCGAGCGGCAGCGAGGGCGACGGCGTGGTGACGTACGGGGAGGCCTACACGGTCCAGCCCTTCGCCAACACGGTCAACCTGGTCGACCTGACCGGCGCCCAGGTCATCACCGCACTCCAGCAGCAGGTCAGCGGCTCGAACGAGGCCGCCCCGAAGATCCTCCAGATCTCCAGCGGCCTGACCTACACGCTGGACCTCACCCAGTCGGGCGCGGCCCGTGTCGTCGCCGGCTCGGTCAAGCTCAACGGCACCGCCATCGACCCCACCGCCAGCTACCGCGTCGCGATGAACTCCTTCCTCGCGGGCGGCGGCGACGGCTTCGCCGAACTCGGCAAGGGCACGAACATGCTCATCGGCGGCGACGACCTGGCGGCCTTCGAGGCGTATCTGACGGCCAACTCGTCGGCCACGACGCCTTATCCGGTACCGGCGGCGAACCGGATCACGGTCGTGCGCTGA
- a CDS encoding response regulator transcription factor — protein sequence MARKILLADDDAAVREGLDRLLRFEGYETVLAGDGREALALVGGADGRPDLVLMDVTMPGLDGLAATRRIRASGSTVPILMITGRDAVGDRIVALDNGADDYLMKPFASEELLARVRALLRRSPRPEQAPEAAFPGDRLAFQDIAMDLRARTVTRGDDPLDLTRTEFALLEHLLRHPAKVLSRAQILREVWGFDFEPASNTLDVYVMYLRRKLESHGGPRLIHTVRGLGYALRAA from the coding sequence ATGGCGCGGAAGATCCTGCTGGCCGACGATGACGCGGCCGTACGTGAGGGGCTCGATCGGCTGCTCCGGTTCGAGGGGTACGAGACCGTCCTCGCCGGAGACGGCCGCGAGGCCCTCGCTCTCGTGGGCGGCGCGGACGGGCGGCCCGACCTGGTGCTGATGGATGTGACCATGCCCGGGCTCGACGGGCTGGCCGCCACCCGGCGGATCCGGGCCTCCGGGTCCACCGTCCCCATCCTCATGATCACCGGCCGGGACGCGGTCGGTGACCGTATCGTCGCGCTCGACAACGGCGCCGACGACTACCTGATGAAACCGTTCGCGAGCGAGGAACTCCTCGCCCGCGTACGGGCGTTGCTGCGCCGCAGCCCGCGCCCGGAGCAGGCGCCGGAAGCGGCCTTTCCCGGCGACCGGCTCGCCTTCCAGGACATCGCCATGGACCTGCGGGCCCGCACGGTCACCCGCGGCGACGACCCCCTCGACCTCACCCGGACCGAGTTCGCCCTGCTGGAGCATCTGCTGCGGCACCCGGCCAAGGTCCTCAGCCGGGCCCAGATCCTCAGGGAGGTCTGGGGCTTCGACTTCGAACCGGCGTCCAACACGCTGGACGTGTACGTGATGTATCTGCGCCGGAAGCTGGAGAGCCACGGCGGACCGCGGCTCATCCACACCGTGCGGGGCCTGGGCTACGCCCTGCGTGCCGCCTGA
- a CDS encoding DUF6247 family protein, whose translation MAAHAADPDPVIPPMPERTPKALRDAIAEHAPELLPDFDHHWKWAIAEAYNLGPVPAFMALWWGEYAIARDPELDAHVRDLEHRAAYECTDIAEAKALLEEASKIHYRVRELEPGE comes from the coding sequence ATGGCTGCTCACGCTGCGGATCCCGATCCGGTCATCCCCCCCATGCCCGAGCGGACGCCGAAGGCGCTGCGCGATGCCATTGCCGAGCACGCCCCCGAGCTCCTCCCCGACTTCGACCACCACTGGAAGTGGGCGATCGCCGAGGCGTACAACCTTGGCCCTGTGCCGGCGTTCATGGCCCTCTGGTGGGGTGAGTACGCCATCGCCCGCGACCCCGAGCTTGACGCACATGTTCGCGATCTTGAACACCGGGCCGCGTACGAGTGCACCGACATCGCCGAAGCCAAAGCCCTCCTCGAAGAGGCGTCGAAGATTCACTACCGGGTCCGAGAACTGGAGCCCGGCGAGTGA